A window from Bufo bufo chromosome 1, aBufBuf1.1, whole genome shotgun sequence encodes these proteins:
- the LOC121004664 gene encoding protein ZBED8-like: MSSKKRKWSDEYVQYGFTCITERDGSQRPNCMICNAKLSNSSLAPAKLREHFLKLHGDGKYKNTTLTEFKVRRARFDEKASLPVLGFVPINKPILIASYEVAYLIAKQGKPHTIGETLIKPAVLKMANIMLGKAAEVKLSQIPLSNDTISDRIEDMSKDILAQIVADLISSPAKFSLQLDETTDVSNLSQLAVFVRYVKDDVIKEEFLFCKPLTTTTKAADVKKLVDDFFKDNNLSWDMVSAVCSDGTPAMLGRKSGFGALVKADAPHIIVTHCILHRHALATKTLPPKLAEVLKIVVEYVNYVRNSALRHRIVRELCKEMGSEFEVLLYHSNVRWFSRGQVLNRVFAVRVELALFLQEHQHCHADCFKDSEFILILAYMTDIFAALNHLNQQMQGGGVNIIEAEENLKAFQKKLPLWKRRIENDNFTNFPLLDDCVSKIEDVSGIGDISVPTELKQAIATHLDELATSLDGYFPTRESYPAWVRQPFTFSVETTDVNNEYLDEIIELQQSHVQQQLFRTTTLSTFWCQQMVTYPVIAKKALEFFIPFVTTYLCEQSFSRMLDIKMKKRNRLCCKNDMRVAIAKVKQRISDLVSERQQQKSH, encoded by the coding sequence ATGTCGAGCAAAAAAAGAAAGTGGTCGGACGAATATGTACAATATGGATTCACATGTATAACGGAACGTGATGGGAGTCAGCGTCCTAACTGTATGATTTGCAATGCCAAGTTGAGCAATTCTAGTCTAGCACCGGCAAAACTAAGAGAACACTTCCTTAAGCTGCATGGAGATGGAAAATACAAGAACACAACGCTCACTGAATTCAAGGTGAGGAGAGCCAGATTCGATGAAAAGGCTAGTCTGCCTGTTCTCGGCTTTGTACCCATCAACAAACCGATCCTCATAGCATCGTACGAAGTTGCTTACCTGATCGCAAAGCAGGGCAAACCCCACACCATTGGTGAAACACTCATAAAACCAGCTGTGTTGAAGATGGCGAATATCATGCTGGGAAAAGCAGCTGAAGTTAAGTTATCCCAAATTCCTCTTTCAAATGACACCATCAGCGACAGAATAGAGGACATGAGCAAAGACATCTTGGCTCAAATAGTTGCAGATCTGATTTCAAGCCCGGCAAAATTCAGCCTTCAACTCGACGAGACCACAGACGTCTCCAATCTAAGCCAGCTTGCAGTATTCGTGCGCTATGTGAAAGACGACGTGATAAAGGaagagtttttattttgtaagcCTCTTACAACAACAACTAAGGCAGCCGATGTGAAGAAACTTGTGGATGACTTCTTCAAAGACAACAATCTTTCGTGGGATATGGTTTCTGCAGTTTGTTCGGATGGAACTCCAGCCATGCTGGGAAGAAAGTCTGGTTTTGGTGCGCTAGTGAAAGCCGATGCACCACACATCATTGTTACGCATTGTATTCTGCATAGGCATGCATTGGCAACAAAAACCTTGCCTCCAAAACTGGCAGAAGTATTAAAAATTGTAGTAGAATATGTGAACTATGTGCGAAATAGTGCTCTGAGGCACCGCATCGTCAGGGAGCTGTGTAAAGAAATGGGATCTGAATTTGAGGTACTTCTGTACCATTCCAACGTTCGGTGGTTTTCCCGGGGACAGGTGTTGAATCGTGTTTTTGCCGTGCGTGTGGAATTAGCCCTGTTTTTGCAAGAGCACCAACATTGTCATGCAGATTGCTTCAAAGATTCTGAGTTCATTCTCATTTTAGCGTACATGACTGATATCTTTGCAGCTCTAAATCATCTCAATCAACAGATGCAGGGCGGTGGAGTCAACATCATCGAAGCGGAAGAAAACCTGAAGGCTTTTCAAAAAAAGCTACCGTTATGGAAACGACGAATAGAGAACGATAACTTCACAAACTTTCCCCTGCTAGACGACTGTGTAAGTAAGATCGAAGATGTATCTGGAATCGGAGACATTTCTGTACCCACGGAACTGAAGCAAGCAATTGCCACGCACTTAGATGAGCTTGCAACGTCTCTTGATGGATACTTCCCTACAAGAGAGTCATATCCAGCATGGGTGAGACAGCCGTTCACATTTAGTGTTGAGACAACAGATGTCAATAATGAATACCTCGATGAAATCATTGAACTTCAGCAGAGCCACGTTCAACAGCAACTCTTCAGAACAACAACGCTCTCAACGTTTTGGTGTCAACAAATGGTAACGTACCCTGTTATTGCTAAGAAAGCTCTGGAGTTTTTCATACCGTTTGTTACAACATATCTTTGCGAGCAATCCTTTTCAAGGATGCTGGACATAAAAATGAAGAAAAGGAACAGACTTTGTTGCAAAAATGACATGAGAGTGGCCATTGCCAAGGTAAAGCAGCGCATTTCTGACCTGGTCTCTGAAAGACAACAGCAGAAGTCACACTGA